In Flavobacterium luteolum, the DNA window ATCGGATTCTACTGGTGATAATGCTATTTTTGAATATATAAATGGAAAATTGGTTATTCACCATGACAGAAAATATGTAGCCATGACCAATTCTCCTATTTTTGACCAGCAATTGGCTATCAATGCGTACTGGAAAGGTATTCCTGGTACAATTATGCTTCCTGGAACCAATCGTGCCGCAGATCGCTTTGTAAGAGCTTCTTATTATATTGATGCTATTCCGAAAACAGATAACACTAGAACGGCTTTGGCAAGTGTTTTTGGTGTTATTAGAAACTGTTCTGTTCCTTTAGGCATTTCATCAGAAACAGAACCCAACATCTCCTCTACCCGCTGGAGAACTGTTGCCGATCAAAAGAATTTGGTTTATTATTTTGATAATGTTTTGAATCCGAATGTAATTTGGGTAGAATTCAGTAAAATTGATTTTAGCGAAAAAGGAAAAATCAAAAAATTGAGCTTGGCCAATAATGAAAATTATTCAGGTGAATCTTTGATCAATTTCAAAGAAACAAAGCCTTTTCAGTTCGCCGGACTGGATTGATTAGTCTCTTTTTGTTACTAGAAATACAGTTAAAACCTTCAAATTGAAAAGTTTGAAGGTTTTATTTTTGAAAAAAAGTAGAAAAAAATATTGCGCAGTCAAATGACTTCATTATATTTGCAGTCAAATAACTGCGTAATGGAAATTAGAAGAGATGTTTTTCAAGCAATAGCCGATCCTACTCGAAGAGCTATTTTAAGTTTAGTTGCCATTCAGGCTATGACACCTGGGGCGATTGCGGAGAATTTTAACTCGTCTAGACAGACGATTTCAAAACATATTCAGATTTTAAACGAATGTGAACTGTTACATCAAACACAAAACGGAAGAGAAATTTATTATCATTTAAACCCTGAAAAAATGAAAGAAATTGACAAATTCATCGAACCATTTAGAAAAATGTGGGACGATCGTTTTAATAAGTTAGAAGCAATTATGAAAAACTATAAAAAATAAACCATGGAAAAGAAAACAAAAATTCACGCCGAAGATGACAGACTGGATCTTGTGATTACGAGAGAGTTTAATCTGCCAGTTAAATTATTATTTAAAGCTCACACCGAATCTGAAATTGTTGCTCAATGGATGGGCACAAAAGTTTTGAAATTGGAAAGCAAGAAATACGGTGGTTGGGAGTTTGAAACCAGTGATCCTAATGGAAATGTAGTTTTTAAGGCTAATGGTGTTTTTCATGATTTTGTTCTAAATGAAAAAATAGTTAGAACCTTTGAAATGGATAATATCAATTTTGCGCCACAATTAGAATTTTTAGAATTTGAAAAGCTAACAGATGATACTAGCAAATTGACTATGCAGATTATCTACAAATCTATTGAACATAGAATGACGCAGTTAAAATTGCCGTTTGCGCAAGGCTTAAATATGGCACACAACCGATTGGAAGAAATTGTAACTAAAATAAAATAAAAATCATGAGCAAAAAGAATAAAATTATTTATTGGATTGCCACTTTATGGCTGGCTTTAGGAATGACAGCAACAGGAATTGTACAGCTGATTCCTGTAAAAGAAGAAGCAGAAATGATTCAACATTTAGGATATCCGCTTTACTTTTTAACCCTTTTGGGTGTTTGGAAATTATTGGGAGTTATAGCAATTTTAATTCCGAAATTCGGTTTATTAAAAGAATGGGCATATGCAGGTTTCTTTTTTGCAATGTCTGGCGCTGTGATTTCACATTTAGCTGTCAAAGATGATGCATCGGCACTTTTTGGACCAATATTATTAATTGTTTTAACTATTGTTTCTTGGTATTTCAGACCAGAAACTAGAAGATGCTGTTCAAATTAAAAAACATAAGAAGATGAAAAAGCAACTGACAATAAACGAACAAGAAGAATTATTAAGCATTCTAGAAAAACGTTTTGAGAAGAATGCCAACCGCCATAAAGGTTTGGATTGGTCAAAAATAGAAGCTAAACTAAAAGCCAATCCATCAAAATTATGGTCTCTTGATGAAATGGAAAGGACTGAAGGCGAGCCAGACGTAATTGGATATGACGCTAAAACTGATGAATATCTTTTTGTAGATTGTTCTGCTGAAAGTCCGAAAGGACGTAGAAGCATCTGCTACGATCACGAAGCATTAGAAAAAAGAAAAGAGCACAAACCTGCTGATAGCGCTATTAATATGGCTCAAGAAATGGGAATTGAAATCTTAAATGAAGAGCAATACCAAGAATTGCAAAAATTGGGAAAATTTGATGCTAAAACTTCAAGTTGGATTTTAACTCCGCCAGAAATAAGAAAATTAGGAGGTGCTATTTTCTCAGATTTTAGATACAATACAGTTTTTGTGTATCATAATGGTGCAGAATCGTATTATGCTGCGAGAGGATTTCGCGGTTTGTTAAGAGTTTAAAGAAGATTAAAAACCTCCATTATTGGAGGTTTTTTTATTCTCTTAAAATCTTCTCCATTTTTTTGCCTTTGGCTATTTCGTCTACTAGTTTATCAAGATAACGTACTTTCTGCATCAAAGGATCTTCTATTTCCTCTACGCGATAACCACAGATAATTCCAGTAATTTTAGAAACATTTGGGTTTAATTCGGGAGCTTCTGCAAAGAAAGTTTCAAAGTCAACTTTCTTCTCAATTTGTTCTTGAAGCTGCTTATCGTTATATCCTGTAAGCCATTTCATTACGATATCTAATTCTTCTTTGGTTCTCCCCTTCTTTTCCACCTTTTGAATATATAAAGGATAAACACTGGAGAATAGTAATTTATATACTCTTTCGTTTTTCATTAGAACTCTTTTTTAGCAATAATTTGGTTTTTATGTAAATATAATTCAAAACTTAAAAAAAACTCAAATACAAGAATTATTTATACCTTAGATTCTGCAAAAGAATATCTTTTAACAATCTAAAAAACTATTTCTATGGAAAATAATTCAAATGACGAGACACCAAAAGTGACAGGACTTGGCGGAATTTTCTTTTTTATGGATAATCCGAAAGAAACCAAAGAATGGTATGCCAAAAATTTAGGATTAGAAATCAATGATTGGGGATCTGCAAGTTTTGAATCTAGAAACCTCGAAAACCCAGAACAGATTGAATCTACGCAGTGGTGTCCATTTAAGAAAGGCGATGAATATTTTTCTCCATCAAAAAAGGATTTTATGGTGAATTACCGTGTTCAGAATATTGAGGGACTTTTAGAAAAATTAAAAGCAAACGGAGTTACTGTTCTCGACGATATCGAAACTTACGAGTATGGCAAGTTTGTACATATTATGGACACAGAAGGCAATAAAATTGAGCTTTGGGAACCTTGATTTAGTTTTGAGTTATGAATTATGAGTTATGAATTTTTGAAAAAACAGTATGTTTAATACATTAATTAAGATCAATTGTCATTCGAAAAATAAGTTTTTAAAACTGATCGCGGGCAATTTATTAGAGAAATTATATTGCTGCGAAATAAACTGTGCAGAGATGGATAAAAGCGTCTTGTTTGCACACCATGCCCGCGGATGTACGATTGTAGCTTCTAAAATCTGTGAAAATGTTGTCATATTTCAAAATGTATCAATTGGAGCCAATTTAAAATACAATAAAACAAGTAAAGAATGGGAAAACGTGGGAAATCCTATCATTGCTAAAAATGTAATTATTGCTGACGGCGCCAAAATTTTAGGCCCAATCTTGATTGGAGAAAACTCGGTTATTGGTGCTGGGGCTATTATAACAAAAAATATTCCCGCAAATAGTGTGGCGTATGGCGTAAATCAATTTAAACCCAAGGATGAAAATTACGATTTGATCTTCAATTCCAATATGATTGATTCTCAGAAAATGATAGAGGCAAATAAAAAATTGGTAGCCGATTTTAATCAAGGAAATTAATCACATTCCTGGCCAATACAAGAAATTGAATTTATGTCCATCTGGATCTGCAAAACCAAAAGTATAACCTTGCTCAAAATTCTCAGGCTCAGAAAAAATAGTTCCGCCAATTTCTTTCACTTTTTTGTACCAAAGGTCAACTTCTTCCCTACTTTCGGCAGAAAGCGAAAAGATAATTTCATTTTCGTTTTTGGCATTTACTAAATCACCCTTTAAAGCAGTTTTGAATCTATCGGTTGTAAAAAAGTTGATGATAAAATTATTCTCCGCAATAGAAAAACTCACGATTTCGTCTGTGTTTTGTCCGTTTTGTTTGAAGCCTAAATTGGTATAAAATTGAATTGTCTGCTGTAAATCATGAGTAACCAAGTTAGCCCATATCATTTTCGTTTTCATAAACTTTAGTTTTAATTGATCGAGACTAAGTTACTGATTTTATTATTTAAAGAGTTGTAAAATAATGGCAAAGATTTTCAGAATTCTTATTTTTTGAGCGCCTTAAAAAGCAATTCCAAACTGAAAAGCTACTGTAAAACTAGCGGGATGATCATTTCCAAAACGAACTGGCAACGGCACGGCAATATAATAACTGCAACTGCTACTTTGTATAATGGTTTTATTAAAAACGGGAGTAAATCCGTATCTTCCGCTGGTTTCAAAAGCTGCTCTTCCTGCAAATGTGTAGCCTTTTCCTAAAGCAACCAAAACGCCAGGATGAAATAATAAATTGGTCACTTTGCTTGTTCCCTGATCGTCTTTTATATTAGGAACCATTTCAAAAGAAAATCCGATTTTCTCATTTTTCCAGATATTTATTCCCGTTGGAAAACCAACCGCGTAATAATCTCTAAAGTTTACAGTAGTCTCATCTTCATTTATGGTGACAATGGGATGCATGATGCCAAAATATCCCGTAATTTTTGGATAAGTAGTTTGCGAGAAAGCTGTAAAACCAGCAAATAATACAATAATAAAAGTTAGCTTAAAAGACATTGTTTTTAATTTTGGTTATAAAAACAAAGCTAGAAGCATCTGTTGTCAAAAAATAGAACTCAATTTACCTTTTGTATCTGGTTTACTTTTTTGACTTTTTTCTATAAGCAGAAGGATTTTTTCCGGTATGGAGTTTAAAAATTCTAGTAAAATGGCTTTGGTCTGAAAAGCCTGTTATGTAAGCAATTTCAGTTAAAGTATGAGTCGAATTTTCAATAAGATTAATTGCTTTTTCGATACGGAGTTTTCTAACGTATTCGCCAAAATTTAAATCTTCAAAATGTTTTGAAAATTCTCGTGATAAATAGGACGGATTTAAATCTAATTCGTTCGAAATTTTCTTTAAATCAAAAGTAAATTGAGCATCAATCTGATCTTGAATTATGTTTTTCAAATCCTTTACCCATGAAGGTGTTTTCCCTGATGTTTTTTTGTCTTTTAGAAACTTGTTATAAACTTCATGCAGCAATTTTTCGAACGGACTGTTCTGTAGATGGTTTTGCTGATATAAATGTGTAGCCCAGCTGTATAAGGCATCATACAATATCATACCTTTTTCTAGCAATTCCTGATCATCTTTGACATTATAACCCATTCCAGCGGAAATAGCCCAAAGACCAGCCGATTCTTTTGCGATTTCGTGCCTGTCGGTATCTGCCCCGCGAACGATTCCTGCAATAATTTTAACTGCGGGATCTTTTATATCATATTTCTTAACGATATAATCAAAAGTGCATTCTTCATTGTAATGCGTAAATTCAACGTTTGGGATATCAAACGGAATGGCATTCAGCTCTTTTGCTTTCGTGATAACATTATCAAAAGGAACATAAATAAACTCAGATTGAGGATCAACAAACTTTCGAATTAACCACGGACAGGCAATTCGATCTATTTTGGGTCTTTCTCTGGTTATCCATTTCATTTCGAAATACTTTTATATCTTTAAAACTTTAGCTAAACTACATCTATTTATTATTTTTTCAAACGCTTGAATTTTAAAGTTTTGTGATTTTTTGAATGATGATAGATTAGAAATAAAAAAAACTTCTAAACTAATTGTCTTCAGCAATGAGAAGTTTCTAAACGATTTTTCTATTTTTAGGCTTTAATACTTTATTAAACAATATATGATCCTAGCTTTTGATACTTATTACTTTGACCAAAAAGCAAAAACAATCTGTCTTGACTTTGCGAATTGGAATGAAGATAGAGATTTTAAAATTCATTCTGAAACAATAGACAATGTATCAGAATATATTCCTGGCGAATTTTATAAAAGAGAATTACCATGTATTTTGAGTTTGTTAAACCAAATAGATTTGTCTAAGATTGAAGTTATTGTTGTTGATGGTTTTGTATACTTAAATGACGAACAGAAATATGGTTTAGGAGGTCATCTGTACGAAAAGCTAAATAAACAAATTCCGATTATTGGTGTTGCTAAAACGAATTTTGCTTCTATAGAAAAAAATAAAAAAGCTTTGTTTAGAGGAGATAGCAAGAAGCCGTTGTACATTACTTCTATCGGAATTGATTTGGATGAAGCTTATAAAAAAGTCGAAAGCATGCATGGAGAATTTAGAATGCCAACTTTATTAAAAGAATTAGATAGATTGACGAAGGAAAATTTAGAAACAGAAAAAGAGGAAAAGACACATATATAATTCACTTATTATCAATATATTAAAATTAGTCATACTCGTTCTAAAAAAAGTCGAACCATTTTTTTTAAAGAAAATGCGTTCGACTTTTTTTATTCGGTCGCCCGAGTCTGGTTTCTTTTTCAATTTTGTATCGAAATAAAATTCTAACATCAAAAAACGATACAATGAAAACTTCAGTAAAATTTTTAGCAGTTCTTTTAGTAAGTAACTTTTCTTTTGGACAAGATATCAACAGAAAAATTGATTCTATAATAAAAGACAATTATCAAAAGAATCCCAACGTTGGTATCAGTGTTGGTTTTATCAAAGACAACAAAGAATATTACACTTCGTATGGTAATCTAGATTCTAAGAGTGATGCCAAAATTGATAAAAACTCGATATTCGAAATTGCTTCGATCACTAAAATTTTGACTTCTAATTTAATTGCACAAGCAGTGAATGAGAATAAAATTAAAACCGATGATTTTATAGACGCTTACCTT includes these proteins:
- a CDS encoding linear amide C-N hydrolase, which gives rise to MKSKNRILPALLAFTLLITETVLPCTRIVYEGLNGTIITARSMDWRGEIPANLWIFPRGIERSGEVGTSSIKWKSKYGSVITSSWDIASSDGMNEKGLVGNLLWLVESQYPAFEKNGKVKGLAVSLWLQYVLDNYSTVAETVSVLEKNEFVITSSHIPGTNIFATVHLSISDSTGDNAIFEYINGKLVIHHDRKYVAMTNSPIFDQQLAINAYWKGIPGTIMLPGTNRAADRFVRASYYIDAIPKTDNTRTALASVFGVIRNCSVPLGISSETEPNISSTRWRTVADQKNLVYYFDNVLNPNVIWVEFSKIDFSEKGKIKKLSLANNENYSGESLINFKETKPFQFAGLD
- a CDS encoding ArsR/SmtB family transcription factor, with the translated sequence MEIRRDVFQAIADPTRRAILSLVAIQAMTPGAIAENFNSSRQTISKHIQILNECELLHQTQNGREIYYHLNPEKMKEIDKFIEPFRKMWDDRFNKLEAIMKNYKK
- a CDS encoding SRPBCC domain-containing protein — translated: MEKKTKIHAEDDRLDLVITREFNLPVKLLFKAHTESEIVAQWMGTKVLKLESKKYGGWEFETSDPNGNVVFKANGVFHDFVLNEKIVRTFEMDNINFAPQLEFLEFEKLTDDTSKLTMQIIYKSIEHRMTQLKLPFAQGLNMAHNRLEEIVTKIK
- a CDS encoding DoxX family protein; this translates as MSKKNKIIYWIATLWLALGMTATGIVQLIPVKEEAEMIQHLGYPLYFLTLLGVWKLLGVIAILIPKFGLLKEWAYAGFFFAMSGAVISHLAVKDDASALFGPILLIVLTIVSWYFRPETRRCCSN
- a CDS encoding DUF4256 domain-containing protein; this translates as MKKQLTINEQEELLSILEKRFEKNANRHKGLDWSKIEAKLKANPSKLWSLDEMERTEGEPDVIGYDAKTDEYLFVDCSAESPKGRRSICYDHEALEKRKEHKPADSAINMAQEMGIEILNEEQYQELQKLGKFDAKTSSWILTPPEIRKLGGAIFSDFRYNTVFVYHNGAESYYAARGFRGLLRV
- a CDS encoding DUF2200 domain-containing protein — translated: MKNERVYKLLFSSVYPLYIQKVEKKGRTKEELDIVMKWLTGYNDKQLQEQIEKKVDFETFFAEAPELNPNVSKITGIICGYRVEEIEDPLMQKVRYLDKLVDEIAKGKKMEKILRE
- a CDS encoding VOC family protein — translated: MENNSNDETPKVTGLGGIFFFMDNPKETKEWYAKNLGLEINDWGSASFESRNLENPEQIESTQWCPFKKGDEYFSPSKKDFMVNYRVQNIEGLLEKLKANGVTVLDDIETYEYGKFVHIMDTEGNKIELWEP
- a CDS encoding serine O-acetyltransferase; its protein translation is MDKSVLFAHHARGCTIVASKICENVVIFQNVSIGANLKYNKTSKEWENVGNPIIAKNVIIADGAKILGPILIGENSVIGAGAIITKNIPANSVAYGVNQFKPKDENYDLIFNSNMIDSQKMIEANKKLVADFNQGN
- a CDS encoding VOC family protein translates to MKTKMIWANLVTHDLQQTIQFYTNLGFKQNGQNTDEIVSFSIAENNFIINFFTTDRFKTALKGDLVNAKNENEIIFSLSAESREEVDLWYKKVKEIGGTIFSEPENFEQGYTFGFADPDGHKFNFLYWPGM
- a CDS encoding chromate resistance protein ChrB domain-containing protein: MKWITRERPKIDRIACPWLIRKFVDPQSEFIYVPFDNVITKAKELNAIPFDIPNVEFTHYNEECTFDYIVKKYDIKDPAVKIIAGIVRGADTDRHEIAKESAGLWAISAGMGYNVKDDQELLEKGMILYDALYSWATHLYQQNHLQNSPFEKLLHEVYNKFLKDKKTSGKTPSWVKDLKNIIQDQIDAQFTFDLKKISNELDLNPSYLSREFSKHFEDLNFGEYVRKLRIEKAINLIENSTHTLTEIAYITGFSDQSHFTRIFKLHTGKNPSAYRKKSKK
- a CDS encoding endonuclease V, which codes for MILAFDTYYFDQKAKTICLDFANWNEDRDFKIHSETIDNVSEYIPGEFYKRELPCILSLLNQIDLSKIEVIVVDGFVYLNDEQKYGLGGHLYEKLNKQIPIIGVAKTNFASIEKNKKALFRGDSKKPLYITSIGIDLDEAYKKVESMHGEFRMPTLLKELDRLTKENLETEKEEKTHI